One Scomber scombrus chromosome 1, fScoSco1.1, whole genome shotgun sequence DNA segment encodes these proteins:
- the LOC133984981 gene encoding RNA guanine-N7 methyltransferase-activating subunit-like protein, protein MTETTEKQQTYEEMFADRFSSEDHEYQKYVNRPADVPPMVEDWRGRGGGRGGRDNRYQDRRGHGGRGWGGDRGWRGDRGWERDRGWRGEHHGQQQWQDRDRERDRDRDRDRNWGHGSGHQSSSNQGYNSHHQKPHYDRY, encoded by the exons ATGACTGAGACCACGGAAAAACAGCAGACCTACGAGGAGATGTTTGCCGACAGATTTTCCTCGGAGGACCATGAATACCAGAAATATGTGAACCGGCCAGCAGACGTCCCTCCCATGGTGGAGGACTGGAGGGGTCGTGGAGGAGGTCGTGGAGGCAGAGACAACAG GTACCAGGACCGTCGTGGACATGGAGGTCGTGGTTGGGGAGGAGACCGGGGTTGGAGAGGAGACCGGGGTTGGGAAAGAGACCGGGGTTGGAGAGGGGAGCATCATGGGCAGCAACAATGGCAGGACAGAGACCGAGAACGAGACAGAGACCgagacagagacaggaactGGGGACATGGAAGTGGGCATCAATCAAGCTCCAACCAGGGATACAACTCCCATCATCAGAAACCACATTATGACCGCTACTGA